One Oncorhynchus keta strain PuntledgeMale-10-30-2019 chromosome 22, Oket_V2, whole genome shotgun sequence DNA window includes the following coding sequences:
- the polr2eb gene encoding DNA-directed RNA polymerases I, II, and III subunit RPABC1: protein MDDDEETYRLWKIRKTIMQLCHDRGYLVTQDELDQTLDEFKSQFGDKPSEGRPRRTDLTVLVAHNDDPTDQMFVFFPEEPKVGIKTIKMYCQRMQEENITRACIVVQMGMTPSAKQSLVDMAPKYILEQFLQQELLINITEHELVPEHIVMTKEELSELLLRYKLKESQLPRIQQGDPVARYFGLKRGQVVKIIRPSETAGRYITYRLVQ, encoded by the exons ATGGATGACGATGAAGAAACATATAGGCTATGGAAAATTCGGAAAACCATCATGCAG CTGTGTCATGACAGAGGCTACCTGGTGACCCAAGATGAGTTGGACCAGACCTTGGATGAATTTAAAAGTCAGTTTGGGGACAAACCCAGTGAAGGTCGCCCACGACGGACAGATCTCACTGTCCTGGTAGCACACAATGATGACCCCACAGACCAGATGTTTGTTTTCTTTCCTG AGGAGCCTAAAGTTGGTATTAAGACCATCAAGATGTACTGCCAGCGGATGCAGGAGGAAAACATCACACGTGCCTGCATTGTAGTTCAGATGGGAATGACACCTTCAGCTAAGCAG TCTCTAGTTGATATGGCCCCCAAATACATCCTGGAACAGTTTCTGCAGCAGGAGCTTCTAATAAACATCACTGAGCATGAG CTAGTTCCTGAACACATAGTCATGACGAAAGAGGAACTGTCTGAATTGCTGTTACGATA TAAACTGAAGGAGAGCCAGCTGCCTAGGATCCAACAAGGAGATCCTGTAGCCCGGTACTTTGGATTGAAAAGAGGCCAG GTAGTAAAGATAATCAGACCCAGTGAGACTGCTGGACGATACATCACCTACAGGCTGGTCCAGTGA